In Xenopus tropicalis strain Nigerian chromosome 5, UCB_Xtro_10.0, whole genome shotgun sequence, one genomic interval encodes:
- the c2orf72 gene encoding uncharacterized protein C2orf72 homolog has translation MARDSTESRFRQALEELGGPQNVLLIGELWDRAQSRDLLESFLQTVFPGEKKEGVGNPNSKDPHDTHRGSQEPDSNGSREQPAESTGPKEAKTKPHCNNHQSSPDRALRFPLVFFLCRAESLRLRESRRQLREIFKDLRERTRGGAAVIGVIVPPGRAIASGEEQSDGYGEANSGGPAPDSVRQDVACLLSLLQSVFPPGSQGGWEVRAAAFTQGQDETRKDVQNVACEALAAADVNKSQRLQTKFQCLPWIRSKKKRNPVEKGNIEDGTALNVIRYPNGECTENSTDT, from the exons ATGGCCCGGGACAGCACGGAGAGCAGATTCAGGCAGGCGCTGGAGGAGTTGGGCGGCCCACAGAACGTACTGCTTATAGGAGAGCTGTGGGACAGGGCGCAGAGCAGGGATCTTTTGGAGAGCTTCTTGCAGACTGTTTTCCCTGGTGAAAAAAAGGAAGGAGTCGGAAACCCAAACTCAAAGGACCCACACGATACTCATAGGGGCTCCCAGGAGCCAGACAGCAATGGCAGCCGAGAGCAGCCAGCTGAGAGTACGGGGCCAAAGGAAGCAAAGACAAAACCCCATTGCAATAACCATCAGTCCTCTCCGGACCGGGCTCTGCGCTTCCCCCTGGTGTTCTTTCTGTGCCGTGCGGAGTCTCTTCGGCTGCGGGAGTCGCGGCGGCAGCTCCGAGAGATCTTTAAGGACCTGCGGGAGAGAACACGTGGGGGAGCGGCGGTGATTGGGGTAATAGTGCCGCCCGGGAGAGCCATTGCGAGCGGAGAAGAGCAGAGTGATGGTTATGGCGAGGCCAACTCTGGGGGTCCCGCTCCGGACTCTGTCCGCCAGGATGTGGCGTGTCTCCTGTCCCTGCTGCAGTCCGTGTTCCCCCCGGGCAGTCAGGGTGGGTGGGAGGTTCGAGCGGCCGCATTCACCCAAGGACAGGACGAGACCCGGAAGGATGTTCAGAACGTAGCGTGTGAGGCGCTGGCTGCAGCAG ATGTGAATAAAAGTCAGAGGCTGCAAACAAAGTTCCAGTGTCTTCCCTGGATAAGGAGCAAGAAAAAAAGGAACCCAGTGGAGAAAG GCAACATTGAAGATGGTACAGCCCTAAATGTCATCAGATATCCAAATGGTGAATGTACTGAAAATTCAACTGACACCTAG